The Gracilinanus agilis isolate LMUSP501 unplaced genomic scaffold, AgileGrace unplaced_scaffold58147, whole genome shotgun sequence DNA segment TTGCTTAGAGGAGTTCCTTCGGGGGTTGGCACTCTCCGTTTCCCCTATAGCATGAGGGGATGATGGTCTGTGGGTGGTTAGGGTAGGGGTCAGGGTGTCTTTTTCCCCACTAGTAAATGCTGGGCTTGTGGTGGTCATCCTTGTAGTCTTCCTGTGCTACCACCCCCCTCCCTCTGGCCTGGACACCTCATTTCTCTGTCCCTCCTTGGGAAAGGACACACTTCTCTTTTATCTCCTGCTCTTTGCTTCAGGGTTAGCTCATGTGCCTCCTGCAGGGCTCCACTCCAAAGGGAAATGTGGAGTTGGAGTAATATTAGGAGAATGGGGGAACTATGCCAGGAGCCCAGGCTGGTCTTGGTCCTCCAGAGAATGTGGCCTGGATCTTTCTTGCCTCTAGCCCTGCTCCCAGATGCTGCCCAGCCTCTGACATGGAAGCTGGAATCGTCTCTAGGTCTCTGGCCAAGGTGGATTTGACTGGAAAAGCCAATGCCTCAGCCCTCTGAAATCTGGTTTCCTAAACATCCCTAAGGGGAAGCGGGCTGTGACAGGACCCAGCCCCCTCATCCCTCTTCTCACTCTGGCCTTTGGGGTAGGAGCCCTGGTTGGAACAAGGGCAGATCTAAAAGCAGCGTGTATCCTGTAGTTGAAGGGACACttcagtttgaatcctgtctctccTCCTTACTCATTAAGtctttctctgggactcagtttcctcatctgtaaaatctgggTCTTTTCTAGTCTATGGCCCTTTCTGAACCCTGATTCCTACCTGCCAAATGAGCACTCCAGTTCACCACTGCCCAGACTTTGCCATCCCTAACGCATACCCTCCTAGcatcttcttccccctctctgcTGTGGCCTCCTCATCTTTATCTTCCACCCCATCTTTCACGGTCACTTGTTGGTCAGAGTTTGGGAAGAAATCCTGGAGGGCTTTGAACTGATTGTCTCGTCTTTTCTTTCCAGTGTACCCGGCAGAAGCTACCTTCTGGGCCCCTTCCTATGCGCCAGCTGAGCTTCAGGAGTATCCCCGGTACGAGGTGATCCAAGGCCCAATGCCAGCTTCACCCCATCGTGGTCCACCTCCTCCTGCGGACCCTGAGCCACCTGCTCTCTATGGAGGCTTCCCCTTCCCACTGGAGTCAGCTAACAAGCGGGCCCCCATACCACCCCGATATAGCAACCAGAACCTGGAGGACTTCCTGCCCCTGCAGCCCCCCAGCCCAGACCCGAGGGAACGTCCACATAGCCCTTGCCCCAATGAGTACACAGCCATCAGCTACTACCCTTCTCACCTGCTGCAGCCCGGGGGCCCCCTCTACCCCACCGAAGGGGCCTACAAACGGGTGAGCGTCCGGCTCAGTGTGGCCCAGCCCTCCTACGCGGACTGTGAGGTGGTTCCCTGCCCACCAGGTCGCCCGCTGCACTACGAGGGCTCGGACATGGTGGAGAGTGATTACGGCAGCTGCGAGGAGGTCATGTTTTAGCTGCAGGGCCACAGAGGAGGCCAAGAGCGGGACAGGAAGGGGGACAGGG contains these protein-coding regions:
- the LOC123256364 gene encoding protocadherin Fat 2-like gives rise to the protein CEETAECPDGPCETTTQTTAHQERGYGQQEIKVIAVGVVCAVLIIIVFTVLCYYCHPDKTHRPVAKDDPDLFAKSVGVDTQTMPIELNPLDTGSHNNLDCAGPEAHKVSVAPEFLTFGPGPGQRQRSMIVCSVAPNLPPAAPPSNSDNESIIKSTWAGEEMVYPAEATFWAPSYAPAELQEYPRYEVIQGPMPASPHRGPPPPADPEPPALYGGFPFPLESANKRAPIPPRYSNQNLEDFLPLQPPSPDPRERPHSPCPNEYTAISYYPSHLLQPGGPLYPTEGAYKRVSVRLSVAQPSYADCEVVPCPPGRPLHYEGSDMVESDYGSCEEVMF